A genomic window from Ascaphus truei isolate aAscTru1 chromosome 1, aAscTru1.hap1, whole genome shotgun sequence includes:
- the SLC25A51 gene encoding mitochondrial nicotinamide adenine dinucleotide transporter SLC25A51 isoform X1, translating into MYLATPWTRLWTSLRCSLLPLTYGFRISTFGPLAPRTRQTVNFPCEIQQLFSLMMDSEAHEKRKNDLVLTSPKQDLKHCRVSVTSGKHYVCGYFAAFTNIAVTFPIQKVLFRQQLYGVRTRDAIRQLQRDGFRTLYRGILPPLMQKTTTLALMFGLYEDFSSLLLSHTNSSEIVTRSVAAILAGTTEALLTPFERVQTLLQDYKHHDRFTNTYRAFTVLRPYGIKEYYRGLVPILVRNGPSNALFFGLRNPIKKCLPEAKTYSAHVINDFICGGLLGAMLGFLFFPINVVKARMQSQIGGEFTSFRKVLITIWTERDGKLTHLFRGAHLNYHRSILSWGIINATYELLLKLF; encoded by the exons atgtacctcgctactccctggactcggctttggacctcactacgttgctctctcctgcccttgacctacggctttcggatctctaccttcggacctctggcgccccggacgcg GCAGACTGTTAATTTCCCATGTGAAATACAGCAACTCTTCAGCCTCATGATGGATTCAGAAGCCcatgaaaaaaggaaaaatgacCTAGTTCTGACCAGCCCAAAGCAAGATCTGAAGCATTGCAGAGTCAGTGTTACCTCCGGAAAACATTATGTGTGCGGCTACTTTGCAGCATTCACAAACATAGCAGTCACCTTCCCCATCCAGAAAGTGCTTTTCCGACAACAGCTTTATGGAGTGAGAACCAGAGATGCTATCAGGCAGCTTCAGCGGGATGGGTTCCGCACCCTGTACCGTGGAATACTTCCCCCTCTTATGCAGAAGACTACAACTCTCGCCCTTATGTTTGGCCTTTATGAGGATTTCTCAAGCCTTCTGCTAAGTCACACAAATTCTTCAGAGATTGTTACACGTAGCGTGGCGGCAATCCTCGCTGGGACAACCGAAGCCCTGCTGACTCCTTTTGAAAGAGTCCAGACTTTGCTACAGGACTACAAGCATCATGACCGATTTACAAACACGTATCGGGCTTTTACGGTGCTACGGCCCTACGGGATAAAGGAATACTACCGTGGCCTAGTTCCCATCTTGGTCCGTAATGGTCCTAGCAATGCACTTTTTTTTGGACTCCGTAACCCGATCAAAAAGTGCCTGCCAGAAGCAAAAACGTACAGCGCTCATGTAATCAATGATTTTATCTGCGGTGGGCTGCTTGGAGCCATGTTGGGATTTCTGTTTTTCCCAATTAATGTGGTAAAAGCTCGCATGCAATCCCAGATTGGGGGGGAATTTACATCTTTTCGAAAAGTCCTCATAACCATCTGGACAGAACGTGATGGCAAACTGACCCACCTTTTCCGCGGTGCCCATCTGAACTATCACCGCTCCATTTTATCCTGGGGCATTATCAATGCAACTTATGAGCTGTTGTTAAAACTGTTCTGA
- the SLC25A51 gene encoding mitochondrial nicotinamide adenine dinucleotide transporter SLC25A51 isoform X2 encodes MLRINCYVSKHMLLMQTVNFPCEIQQLFSLMMDSEAHEKRKNDLVLTSPKQDLKHCRVSVTSGKHYVCGYFAAFTNIAVTFPIQKVLFRQQLYGVRTRDAIRQLQRDGFRTLYRGILPPLMQKTTTLALMFGLYEDFSSLLLSHTNSSEIVTRSVAAILAGTTEALLTPFERVQTLLQDYKHHDRFTNTYRAFTVLRPYGIKEYYRGLVPILVRNGPSNALFFGLRNPIKKCLPEAKTYSAHVINDFICGGLLGAMLGFLFFPINVVKARMQSQIGGEFTSFRKVLITIWTERDGKLTHLFRGAHLNYHRSILSWGIINATYELLLKLF; translated from the exons ATGCTGCGCATCAATTGTTAcgtgtctaagcacatgttgctcat GCAGACTGTTAATTTCCCATGTGAAATACAGCAACTCTTCAGCCTCATGATGGATTCAGAAGCCcatgaaaaaaggaaaaatgacCTAGTTCTGACCAGCCCAAAGCAAGATCTGAAGCATTGCAGAGTCAGTGTTACCTCCGGAAAACATTATGTGTGCGGCTACTTTGCAGCATTCACAAACATAGCAGTCACCTTCCCCATCCAGAAAGTGCTTTTCCGACAACAGCTTTATGGAGTGAGAACCAGAGATGCTATCAGGCAGCTTCAGCGGGATGGGTTCCGCACCCTGTACCGTGGAATACTTCCCCCTCTTATGCAGAAGACTACAACTCTCGCCCTTATGTTTGGCCTTTATGAGGATTTCTCAAGCCTTCTGCTAAGTCACACAAATTCTTCAGAGATTGTTACACGTAGCGTGGCGGCAATCCTCGCTGGGACAACCGAAGCCCTGCTGACTCCTTTTGAAAGAGTCCAGACTTTGCTACAGGACTACAAGCATCATGACCGATTTACAAACACGTATCGGGCTTTTACGGTGCTACGGCCCTACGGGATAAAGGAATACTACCGTGGCCTAGTTCCCATCTTGGTCCGTAATGGTCCTAGCAATGCACTTTTTTTTGGACTCCGTAACCCGATCAAAAAGTGCCTGCCAGAAGCAAAAACGTACAGCGCTCATGTAATCAATGATTTTATCTGCGGTGGGCTGCTTGGAGCCATGTTGGGATTTCTGTTTTTCCCAATTAATGTGGTAAAAGCTCGCATGCAATCCCAGATTGGGGGGGAATTTACATCTTTTCGAAAAGTCCTCATAACCATCTGGACAGAACGTGATGGCAAACTGACCCACCTTTTCCGCGGTGCCCATCTGAACTATCACCGCTCCATTTTATCCTGGGGCATTATCAATGCAACTTATGAGCTGTTGTTAAAACTGTTCTGA
- the SLC25A51 gene encoding mitochondrial nicotinamide adenine dinucleotide transporter SLC25A51 isoform X3 yields the protein MMDSEAHEKRKNDLVLTSPKQDLKHCRVSVTSGKHYVCGYFAAFTNIAVTFPIQKVLFRQQLYGVRTRDAIRQLQRDGFRTLYRGILPPLMQKTTTLALMFGLYEDFSSLLLSHTNSSEIVTRSVAAILAGTTEALLTPFERVQTLLQDYKHHDRFTNTYRAFTVLRPYGIKEYYRGLVPILVRNGPSNALFFGLRNPIKKCLPEAKTYSAHVINDFICGGLLGAMLGFLFFPINVVKARMQSQIGGEFTSFRKVLITIWTERDGKLTHLFRGAHLNYHRSILSWGIINATYELLLKLF from the coding sequence ATGATGGATTCAGAAGCCcatgaaaaaaggaaaaatgacCTAGTTCTGACCAGCCCAAAGCAAGATCTGAAGCATTGCAGAGTCAGTGTTACCTCCGGAAAACATTATGTGTGCGGCTACTTTGCAGCATTCACAAACATAGCAGTCACCTTCCCCATCCAGAAAGTGCTTTTCCGACAACAGCTTTATGGAGTGAGAACCAGAGATGCTATCAGGCAGCTTCAGCGGGATGGGTTCCGCACCCTGTACCGTGGAATACTTCCCCCTCTTATGCAGAAGACTACAACTCTCGCCCTTATGTTTGGCCTTTATGAGGATTTCTCAAGCCTTCTGCTAAGTCACACAAATTCTTCAGAGATTGTTACACGTAGCGTGGCGGCAATCCTCGCTGGGACAACCGAAGCCCTGCTGACTCCTTTTGAAAGAGTCCAGACTTTGCTACAGGACTACAAGCATCATGACCGATTTACAAACACGTATCGGGCTTTTACGGTGCTACGGCCCTACGGGATAAAGGAATACTACCGTGGCCTAGTTCCCATCTTGGTCCGTAATGGTCCTAGCAATGCACTTTTTTTTGGACTCCGTAACCCGATCAAAAAGTGCCTGCCAGAAGCAAAAACGTACAGCGCTCATGTAATCAATGATTTTATCTGCGGTGGGCTGCTTGGAGCCATGTTGGGATTTCTGTTTTTCCCAATTAATGTGGTAAAAGCTCGCATGCAATCCCAGATTGGGGGGGAATTTACATCTTTTCGAAAAGTCCTCATAACCATCTGGACAGAACGTGATGGCAAACTGACCCACCTTTTCCGCGGTGCCCATCTGAACTATCACCGCTCCATTTTATCCTGGGGCATTATCAATGCAACTTATGAGCTGTTGTTAAAACTGTTCTGA